From Pelosinus fermentans DSM 17108, the proteins below share one genomic window:
- a CDS encoding type II toxin-antitoxin system Phd/YefM family antitoxin — protein MKTIIRPLTDLSKNMTVIDDYAVKKNLPVYITKGGSSYLVVLSHDHYEKMQEEIAFLKRLATAEAESRRGELIDVDDLGKDLDNIILEEFRHDDREKSVPRELES, from the coding sequence ATGAAAACGATAATTCGTCCTTTAACTGATCTTAGTAAAAATATGACGGTTATAGATGATTATGCTGTAAAGAAAAACCTTCCCGTTTATATAACGAAGGGGGGATCTAGCTATCTAGTTGTCTTGAGTCATGATCATTATGAGAAAATGCAAGAGGAAATTGCTTTCTTGAAGCGCCTTGCAACTGCGGAAGCTGAAAGCCGTCGTGGTGAGCTGATAGATGTTGACGATCTAGGAAAAGACCTTGATAACATCATATTGGAGGAGTTTCGCCATGACGACAGAGAGAAATCAGTTCCCAGGGAACTTGAAAGTTAA
- a CDS encoding type II toxin-antitoxin system RelE/ParE family toxin, with the protein MNSQDSKYQVNITPNAVANIKEIVDFYVDAMNYPPAAKEFRDAVYEKLQIIGQNPYMYGIPDNLPTFAEIGYHKAPVYKHHAILYLVERENIHIVYVVDTRQNLWLNTPIKLLK; encoded by the coding sequence ATGAACAGTCAGGACAGCAAGTATCAGGTTAATATAACTCCTAATGCCGTAGCAAATATTAAGGAAATCGTAGACTTTTATGTGGATGCCATGAACTATCCTCCGGCCGCCAAAGAATTTAGGGATGCAGTTTATGAAAAACTACAGATTATCGGTCAAAATCCATATATGTATGGTATCCCAGACAATTTACCTACTTTCGCAGAAATAGGATATCATAAGGCTCCGGTATATAAGCATCATGCGATTTTGTACCTAGTTGAACGGGAAAATATTCATATTGTATATGTCGTAGATACCCGACAGAATTTATGGTTGAATACACCAATAAAATTACTAAAGTAA
- a CDS encoding type II toxin-antitoxin system RelE/ParE family toxin → MAKESPKAAQHVREALISKTKEVLTANPFLGRLLSEYPEYEKKGVRRYLPLAHYSILYFVTNDTVEIWHVWDNRRNWTTLFDD, encoded by the coding sequence ATGGCGAAGGAAAGTCCCAAAGCAGCACAGCATGTGCGGGAAGCTCTTATAAGTAAAACAAAAGAAGTGCTCACAGCTAACCCTTTTCTCGGCAGGCTGTTGTCTGAATATCCTGAATACGAGAAAAAGGGTGTTAGACGTTATTTACCTTTGGCGCACTATTCTATATTATATTTTGTGACAAATGATACAGTGGAGATATGGCATGTTTGGGATAATCGTCGTAACTGGACAACTTTATTTGATGATTAA
- a CDS encoding helix-turn-helix domain-containing protein — MGTNEYLTGSAELAAQLGCTQIDQNNVVEYQLPPEHGDSWLMEAHPAAGLFVTNAYVTLLKPVVREYDIRQNGRWLCSLTGGAITILEPGKKARRLQPGIHLVQTGRQPFKMIFGADALIGFTSIWLFDHYIHIHLQDKPVEPSYNFTDYGAWQFAQYNTPDILLIFEQLRYAIRIAGVPLMYYENKIGELLALIIRNVRYEWFWKRQLQEERRRYVTYQNKKYMFLVKEELDKNILNPPSIKQLTAVAGMGTTKLRQCFKKIFGVTMDEYLRQEKMKEAMRLLSNDDLNIKNIAAAVGYKNSSQLITNFKKVHGFTPNEFRKLFGL; from the coding sequence GTGGGAACGAATGAATATTTGACGGGCAGTGCAGAACTGGCCGCCCAGTTAGGCTGCACCCAAATTGATCAGAATAATGTTGTTGAATATCAGTTACCGCCAGAACATGGTGACAGCTGGCTCATGGAAGCACATCCTGCTGCCGGATTATTTGTTACTAACGCCTACGTTACTTTGCTGAAGCCCGTTGTCAGGGAATATGATATCAGGCAGAATGGGCGGTGGTTATGCTCGTTGACTGGCGGCGCTATTACGATTCTAGAGCCTGGAAAGAAAGCACGGCGGCTGCAGCCCGGTATTCATTTAGTGCAGACAGGAAGGCAGCCATTTAAAATGATATTCGGCGCTGATGCACTAATTGGGTTTACCAGCATTTGGCTGTTCGATCACTATATTCATATTCATTTGCAAGATAAACCAGTAGAGCCGTCTTACAATTTCACTGATTATGGTGCTTGGCAATTTGCCCAGTATAATACTCCGGACATTCTGCTGATATTTGAGCAGCTAAGGTATGCAATAAGAATTGCCGGTGTACCGTTAATGTACTACGAGAATAAAATCGGCGAATTGCTGGCATTGATTATACGTAATGTCCGTTATGAATGGTTTTGGAAAAGGCAGCTGCAAGAGGAACGGCGCCGTTATGTCACGTATCAAAACAAGAAATATATGTTTCTGGTCAAGGAGGAACTGGATAAAAACATTTTAAATCCGCCCTCAATTAAGCAGCTTACAGCCGTTGCCGGCATGGGGACAACCAAACTGCGTCAATGTTTTAAGAAAATCTTTGGAGTTACCATGGATGAGTATCTGCGTCAGGAGAAGATGAAAGAAGCCATGCGGCTGTTGTCAAACGATGACCTGAACATTAAAAATATTGCGGCGGCAGTAGGCTATAAAAACAGCAGTCAATTGATCACCAACTTCAAAAAAGTACATGGCTTTACGCCTAATGAGTTTCGGAAGTTGTTCGGTTTGTAG
- a CDS encoding PRC-barrel domain-containing protein, producing MIILLNKAKTLSGYTLHSSDGDIGKVKEFYFDDHHWAIRYLVANTGNWITGRQVLISPYALAAVNKEEQYITIDLTKKQIEESPSLNNDKVVSRQFEKSYSMYYGMPMYWNGPDVWGAYPNIVRDPKMWNESTPSEKSWNPNLRNTSTVTGYSIQASDGEIGHVEDFVIDDETWEIRYLVIDTQNWWPGKKVLVAPQWIERVSWDLSTVFINLSRDAIKQSPEYSAEALLNRDYEDAMYKHYHRQGYWMMK from the coding sequence ATGATTATATTGCTAAACAAAGCCAAGACACTTTCAGGCTACACACTACATAGCTCCGACGGGGACATAGGAAAGGTGAAAGAATTTTATTTCGATGACCATCACTGGGCTATTCGCTACCTGGTCGCCAATACAGGGAACTGGATTACGGGCAGACAGGTGTTGATCTCCCCATATGCACTGGCTGCTGTGAATAAAGAAGAGCAGTACATCACCATCGATTTGACAAAAAAGCAGATTGAAGAAAGCCCATCCTTGAACAATGACAAGGTCGTTTCACGACAATTTGAAAAGTCGTACAGTATGTATTATGGAATGCCGATGTATTGGAACGGCCCGGATGTATGGGGTGCTTATCCTAATATTGTACGTGACCCTAAAATGTGGAATGAATCCACCCCAAGTGAGAAATCCTGGAATCCGAATTTGCGAAACACTTCCACTGTGACTGGCTATAGTATCCAAGCTTCAGACGGTGAAATTGGACATGTTGAGGATTTTGTTATTGATGATGAGACATGGGAGATTCGTTATCTAGTTATTGATACACAGAATTGGTGGCCAGGGAAAAAGGTTTTGGTTGCACCGCAATGGATCGAACGGGTAAGCTGGGATTTATCCACAGTATTCATCAACCTTTCCCGCGATGCCATCAAGCAGTCCCCGGAATACAGCGCGGAGGCTCTGTTGAATCGGGATTATGAGGACGCAATGTATAAACATTATCATCGTCAAGGGTACTGGATGATGAAATAG
- a CDS encoding type II toxin-antitoxin system Phd/YefM family antitoxin, with the protein MIKTIIRPISELSKRMADVEAFAIDQDTPVHLTKNGSNHMVIMSSSHYEKLSAKISMYENLLRSEAEIRQGKSLPLDTAMTDIDQYLKERIHEQSGQQVSG; encoded by the coding sequence ATGATTAAAACGATTATCCGTCCCATTAGTGAATTGTCGAAAAGAATGGCAGATGTAGAAGCCTTTGCGATTGACCAAGATACGCCTGTCCATCTTACTAAAAATGGATCAAATCACATGGTTATCATGAGCAGCAGCCATTACGAAAAACTATCAGCAAAAATCAGCATGTATGAAAATTTGCTACGCTCCGAGGCTGAAATCCGACAAGGCAAATCTCTGCCATTGGATACAGCGATGACTGACATTGACCAGTACCTAAAGGAGCGTATACATGAACAGTCAGGACAGCAAGTATCAGGTTAA
- a CDS encoding TonB-dependent siderophore receptor, with product MEKTTSHARKKLLYALLGSSLLWQWPNAASAEEAIEPQSTVADTAAPQSEFTLEGVEVTADKDNVAKRSTIGTKTDAALHDIPQSISVVTRDQLSARGVINLAQALEYSAGITAQPYGNDSRWNWSYVRGFSVGYEGTRVDGLSLFGNDFAIWDFEPYGMDRLEILRGPASTLYGGGSPGGMFNWVSKRPTAEPLREIQLQGGSDHFRSAALDLGGQVDGQENLTFRLTALARDQDLSDDYSSTKRTFIAPSLAWKISKNTNVTFQAHYLKDQHDGNTGNSIYHPGDNLYGVSKKYFLGIPGWTGYDREQYYYGYLLDHKVNDVWSLHQNFRYGHVGMVYNMNSANLQPDGHTMALSPLYIYDETADSYTFDTYGEAKWKSGVLNHQSIVGIDYRKGDLERRYGEGGSTADIDLDNLKYGQSLTKPETSLIYKATVKQTGLYAQDQIKFGDKWTAMLGGRHDHYDRDAVNPQTGVRTRQTADAFTGRVGMVYHAGRGLSPYISYSESFEPVEGQDRHGKNFDPTTGKQYELGIQYEPEKMNARFTASIFDLRKQNVLTSDPLNTSSEWFNVQVGEITSKGLELEANMPVFKGLNLTASYTLLDAKTTKSSAPTEIGLRPQSVSRHNVALWLDTATPNTISKGLSYGAGVRYIGSRYNAANTVKLGDVVVADALIRYDLADWHYALNVRNLFDKKYEASYGYAGEERTVLLTATHRW from the coding sequence ATGGAAAAAACAACATCTCATGCCAGAAAAAAACTGCTATATGCCTTGCTAGGCAGCAGCCTACTCTGGCAGTGGCCTAATGCTGCCTCCGCCGAAGAGGCCATTGAACCTCAAAGTACTGTCGCCGATACCGCTGCGCCTCAATCTGAATTTACATTGGAAGGCGTTGAAGTAACGGCAGACAAAGATAACGTGGCCAAACGCAGCACAATCGGTACCAAGACCGATGCAGCGCTCCACGATATACCGCAGTCCATCAGTGTAGTAACACGGGATCAGCTAAGCGCCCGTGGTGTTATTAACCTAGCACAGGCTCTGGAATATAGTGCTGGTATCACTGCCCAACCGTATGGTAACGATTCACGCTGGAACTGGAGCTATGTGCGAGGATTTAGTGTCGGTTATGAGGGTACTCGGGTGGACGGCTTGAGTTTGTTTGGCAACGATTTCGCAATATGGGATTTTGAGCCTTACGGCATGGACCGCCTAGAAATTCTGCGTGGCCCTGCTTCTACCCTCTACGGCGGCGGTTCGCCTGGTGGTATGTTTAACTGGGTAAGCAAACGACCAACAGCCGAACCATTGCGGGAAATACAACTACAGGGTGGCAGCGACCACTTTCGCAGTGCCGCCCTTGATCTTGGAGGGCAGGTAGATGGACAGGAAAACCTAACCTTCCGTTTGACTGCGCTGGCTCGTGACCAGGATTTATCAGATGACTATAGTAGTACCAAACGTACCTTCATCGCCCCCTCTCTTGCCTGGAAAATCAGCAAGAACACCAACGTGACCTTCCAGGCTCATTACCTTAAAGATCAACACGATGGAAATACTGGAAATAGTATTTATCATCCTGGTGATAATCTTTATGGGGTTTCTAAAAAATATTTTTTAGGCATACCAGGCTGGACTGGTTATGACCGGGAGCAATACTATTACGGCTATCTCCTAGATCACAAGGTGAATGATGTCTGGTCTCTTCATCAAAATTTTCGCTATGGTCATGTGGGAATGGTCTATAATATGAACTCAGCGAATCTACAGCCCGATGGACACACCATGGCACTGAGTCCATTGTATATTTACGATGAAACCGCAGATTCCTATACCTTCGATACCTATGGTGAGGCTAAATGGAAGAGCGGCGTTTTAAACCATCAATCTATTGTGGGAATTGACTATCGGAAGGGTGATTTAGAAAGACGTTACGGCGAAGGTGGCAGTACCGCGGATATCGACCTTGACAACTTGAAGTATGGTCAATCTTTGACTAAGCCAGAAACTTCGTTGATCTATAAGGCTACCGTTAAACAAACCGGCCTTTATGCCCAGGACCAGATTAAGTTTGGCGATAAATGGACAGCGATGCTCGGCGGGCGCCACGATCATTATGATCGTGACGCCGTTAACCCTCAGACTGGCGTAAGGACACGTCAGACGGCTGATGCTTTTACGGGGCGCGTGGGAATGGTATATCACGCTGGTCGTGGGCTGTCACCGTATATCAGCTACTCTGAATCATTTGAGCCAGTGGAAGGTCAAGATCGCCATGGTAAAAATTTCGACCCAACAACAGGCAAACAATATGAACTAGGCATTCAATATGAACCAGAGAAAATGAATGCACGTTTTACAGCCTCCATTTTCGACCTACGCAAACAAAATGTGTTGACCTCTGACCCACTGAACACTTCCAGCGAGTGGTTTAACGTACAAGTAGGCGAAATCACCTCCAAAGGCCTGGAATTGGAAGCCAACATGCCTGTCTTTAAAGGCTTGAATCTTACAGCTTCCTATACATTGCTGGATGCCAAAACGACTAAGAGCAGCGCCCCTACGGAAATTGGTCTTCGACCCCAGAGTGTTTCACGGCATAATGTTGCCCTGTGGCTAGATACTGCCACACCAAACACGATTTCTAAAGGTCTGAGCTACGGCGCAGGAGTACGGTATATTGGTTCCCGGTACAATGCTGCGAATACAGTTAAACTCGGCGACGTGGTGGTAGCCGATGCCTTAATCCGCTATGACTTGGCTGATTGGCATTACGCCCTCAATGTCCGAAACTTATTTGATAAGAAGTACGAGGCATCCTATGGATACGCAGGTGAAGAACGGACAGTATTACTGACCGCAACCCACCGTTGGTAG
- a CDS encoding CsbD family protein: MNEDILKGKWKELKGSVKEKWGNLTDDDLTEVEGKEEKLLGLLQAKYGYTKDKAEEEYKGFISGYKDGKSSNKK, encoded by the coding sequence ATGAATGAAGATATTTTAAAAGGAAAATGGAAAGAACTTAAAGGGAGTGTAAAAGAAAAGTGGGGTAATCTCACAGATGATGATCTTACTGAGGTAGAGGGAAAAGAAGAAAAATTGTTAGGGCTTTTGCAGGCGAAATATGGATATACCAAAGACAAGGCTGAGGAAGAATACAAGGGATTTATCAGTGGCTACAAAGATGGAAAATCCTCTAATAAGAAATGA
- a CDS encoding ABC transporter ATP-binding protein, whose product MKVCIRVILGAKKYWGYLILSMISIIVLTLTQLYAPWVIKELTDLATKGDPEIAAKASKMGLNLLAAYALQALCSFTRGYSAHYGAYHYLADLRTALYDKLQHLSLNYFNDKQTGQLVSRIMNDAANVELLLAHAIPDLIINVFIFLSVAAILFSINVKLAAASFITTPFLYLINIFYARVVLPKFRLNQKAIGDLNGALQDNLSGVKEIQVFNQQEYEIRKIGMLARRQSNTFLNAMRLGELFHPFISFFSAAGTVIIIIYGGYLASIGEVSIADIVGFILYLGLFYQPITRLSDVNEQLHTAIAGCERVFEVMDEESSIKEKINPTQLTNMKGDIEFRHVTFHYIEGSPIIKNFDLKIQSGTTVALVGPTGVGKTTLVSLLNRFYDPVQGSILIDNCDLKDVSLKSLRDNVSMVLQDVYLFTGTVFENIAYSCRNATKEQIITVAQKAQAHEFIMDLEHGYDTYIGERGVKLSGGQKQRLAIARALLRDAPILLLDEATSALDNQTEAAIQQALSILSAGRTTLMIAHRLSTIKSADQIVVLEGTGVAEQGTHETLLKKKGIYARLHAAQDI is encoded by the coding sequence ATGAAAGTATGTATCCGGGTTATCCTTGGTGCCAAAAAATACTGGGGCTACCTTATTTTATCGATGATCTCTATCATAGTATTAACTCTTACGCAATTATATGCACCATGGGTGATAAAGGAATTGACGGACCTTGCGACAAAGGGCGATCCAGAAATTGCAGCCAAAGCTTCGAAAATGGGACTGAACCTGCTGGCCGCCTATGCCTTACAGGCATTATGCTCCTTTACCCGGGGATATTCGGCCCATTACGGCGCCTACCATTACCTCGCTGATCTGCGAACAGCACTTTATGATAAACTGCAGCACTTGTCCCTTAACTATTTTAATGACAAGCAAACTGGACAGCTCGTCAGTCGTATTATGAATGACGCTGCCAACGTCGAACTATTGCTTGCCCATGCAATACCTGATTTAATCATCAATGTTTTTATCTTCCTTTCCGTGGCAGCCATATTGTTTTCCATCAATGTGAAACTGGCTGCCGCCAGCTTTATTACAACTCCCTTTCTGTATTTGATCAATATCTTTTATGCCCGCGTTGTCCTGCCGAAATTCCGGTTGAACCAAAAGGCCATTGGTGACTTAAATGGCGCTTTACAGGATAATCTGTCCGGCGTAAAAGAAATACAGGTATTTAATCAGCAAGAATACGAGATTCGCAAGATCGGAATGTTGGCCCGCAGGCAATCCAATACCTTTCTAAACGCCATGCGGCTGGGAGAACTGTTCCATCCCTTTATTAGTTTTTTTAGTGCAGCTGGCACCGTCATCATCATTATCTATGGCGGTTATCTGGCATCGATAGGTGAAGTTTCTATTGCGGATATCGTGGGCTTCATCTTGTATCTCGGTTTATTTTATCAGCCAATTACCAGGCTGTCAGACGTCAACGAACAGCTGCATACTGCGATTGCCGGTTGTGAACGTGTCTTTGAAGTCATGGATGAGGAAAGCAGTATCAAGGAAAAAATAAATCCTACCCAGTTAACAAATATGAAGGGTGATATCGAGTTTCGCCATGTGACCTTTCATTATATTGAAGGCAGTCCTATTATAAAAAATTTTGATCTGAAAATCCAGTCGGGTACGACTGTTGCGCTGGTTGGTCCGACTGGCGTAGGCAAAACCACGCTGGTCAGCCTTCTCAATCGCTTTTATGATCCGGTGCAGGGCAGCATCTTAATTGATAATTGCGACCTTAAAGATGTATCCTTAAAAAGCCTGCGGGATAATGTCAGCATGGTACTGCAGGATGTATACTTATTTACTGGTACGGTGTTTGAAAACATTGCTTATAGCTGCAGAAATGCGACAAAAGAACAGATCATAACTGTCGCCCAAAAGGCACAGGCTCATGAGTTTATCATGGATCTGGAGCATGGCTATGACACCTATATTGGCGAGCGGGGCGTAAAGCTTTCCGGCGGACAAAAACAGCGGCTTGCTATTGCCAGAGCACTTCTGCGCGACGCACCCATTCTCCTGTTGGACGAAGCAACCTCGGCCCTAGACAATCAGACAGAAGCAGCGATCCAGCAGGCACTGTCCATATTGTCCGCAGGGCGCACCACCCTGATGATTGCCCACCGCCTATCAACCATTAAGAGCGCCGACCAAATCGTAGTACTGGAAGGCACAGGCGTTGCCGAGCAAGGCACCCATGAAACTCTGCTCAAGAAAAAAGGCATCTACGCCCGCCTGCATGCAGCCCAAGATATTTAG
- a CDS encoding inverse autotransporter beta domain-containing protein, with translation MRKIISILMLLSILLQPISSAEEVSVEDGLTRVGNSYIIQGIQEFKRNDLPTWLQLTDIGFRFQTDGAPIYSIETIQPIGVPSDQITNFTQFRLGNDLSAGTVANFVLGRRILSADKTSMYTVNTFYDHGFKYGHGRVGGGLEYANGRNKYQANMYYTVSGEKMVDPSNAIYERALSGYDYSVGTTFAYAPWAQVYIKGYSWDYNNSIDDVDFKIYTQLQVTPRLNIEFGYLDDNGGEHYGKILYSLGHKGPAMIEKGKKIFRSEDGKTIFATTSLEKVQRKNDIYVE, from the coding sequence ATGAGAAAGATAATATCGATTTTGATGCTTTTATCCATATTGCTGCAGCCCATTAGCTCTGCGGAGGAGGTTAGCGTAGAAGATGGATTAACCAGGGTGGGAAATTCGTATATTATTCAGGGGATTCAAGAGTTTAAACGAAATGATCTTCCTACCTGGCTGCAGCTTACGGATATTGGGTTCCGTTTTCAAACAGACGGCGCACCAATCTATTCAATCGAAACCATTCAGCCAATTGGGGTTCCCTCCGATCAGATTACCAATTTCACGCAGTTCAGATTGGGCAATGATTTAAGTGCAGGTACAGTGGCTAATTTTGTCCTTGGACGGCGTATCCTTTCGGCTGATAAGACGTCAATGTATACTGTGAATACTTTTTATGATCATGGATTCAAATATGGACATGGCCGGGTTGGAGGAGGTCTTGAATATGCTAACGGACGTAACAAATACCAGGCCAATATGTATTATACTGTTTCCGGTGAAAAAATGGTTGATCCTTCCAATGCAATTTACGAGCGTGCTTTGAGTGGGTATGATTATTCCGTTGGAACTACGTTTGCATATGCACCATGGGCACAAGTGTACATAAAAGGGTATTCGTGGGATTATAATAATTCCATTGATGATGTTGATTTTAAGATCTATACACAATTGCAAGTCACTCCGAGGCTGAATATTGAATTCGGCTATTTGGATGATAACGGCGGGGAGCATTATGGAAAGATATTGTATTCCCTTGGACACAAAGGACCGGCAATGATCGAAAAAGGCAAAAAGATCTTCAGAAGTGAGGATGGAAAGACCATTTTTGCAACAACATCCCTAGAGAAAGTCCAACGTAAAAATGATATTTATGTAGAATGA
- a CDS encoding ABC transporter ATP-binding protein/permease, protein MEHFTLLQGIWKVGNHYWRSKAKNYAILLLLVIIGLNITSVYIQVWLNQWRNVFFNTLQNRDMAAFLDSLYLWGGLILAAWAVSVYQNYLRQLLAVSWRNWLTDRLLGEYLQSKKYYCLQLQDNGIDNPDQMICEDVKLFIDSLLTIFLWFLYNLGILCSFTLILWELSGSFSLSWGESSITIPGDMVWIAVGYALMVNCVMGKMGHPLVQLNFLQQRYEADFRFALVRLREYAEEIALYSGEKRERHLLRNYFKKVYDNLHKSIKRQKILDSLIFFLCRGTEPLPYIVAVPRFFSGELQLGGLMQVTGAFEKVQRSLLFFSSWYKEITELKAIVKRLAILMDTMEEFKRLDQKQAIRIMDAPDSAFSVENLNLKLPNGELLLDNFAMRLQPGESLLITGSSGCGKSTLIKAIAGIWPFGEGHIHIPQNQQCLFLPQSPYLPVGTLREALLYPRSSQEYSEEAIQGILKKCCLEHLLERLDDQENWSHVLSLGEQQRIAFARAILQRPQWLFLDEATSGLDEATEKKLYSLIRSELKGTGVMSVGHRKDLIVYHQKILTIKGKGCWDLVA, encoded by the coding sequence GTGGAGCATTTTACCCTATTACAAGGGATATGGAAGGTTGGTAACCATTATTGGCGATCGAAAGCAAAAAACTATGCGATATTGCTATTGCTGGTTATTATTGGGCTGAATATTACCAGTGTTTATATTCAGGTGTGGTTGAATCAATGGCGCAATGTGTTTTTCAATACATTACAGAACAGGGATATGGCGGCATTTCTGGATTCCTTATATCTTTGGGGAGGGTTGATACTGGCGGCTTGGGCGGTAAGTGTCTACCAGAACTATCTTCGTCAGCTGCTGGCGGTGAGTTGGCGCAACTGGCTGACTGATCGGCTATTGGGGGAATATTTGCAGTCAAAAAAATATTATTGTCTGCAGCTTCAGGATAATGGTATTGATAATCCGGATCAGATGATTTGTGAAGATGTAAAATTATTCATTGATTCCCTTTTGACGATTTTTTTGTGGTTCTTGTACAATCTTGGAATCCTATGCAGTTTTACATTGATTCTGTGGGAGTTGTCAGGCAGTTTTTCTTTGTCCTGGGGGGAGTCGAGTATCACAATTCCCGGTGATATGGTTTGGATTGCCGTAGGATATGCTTTGATGGTGAATTGTGTTATGGGGAAAATGGGTCATCCCCTGGTACAACTCAATTTTCTGCAGCAGCGTTATGAGGCAGATTTTCGTTTTGCCTTAGTGCGCCTGCGGGAATATGCAGAAGAGATTGCCTTGTATTCAGGAGAGAAGCGGGAACGCCATTTGCTCAGGAATTATTTTAAAAAAGTGTATGATAATCTTCATAAATCGATAAAACGCCAAAAAATCTTAGACAGTTTGATTTTTTTCTTGTGCAGGGGTACAGAGCCTCTTCCCTACATTGTAGCGGTTCCGCGCTTTTTTAGCGGAGAGCTGCAACTGGGAGGACTGATGCAGGTCACGGGAGCTTTTGAAAAGGTACAACGGTCGCTCCTGTTTTTTTCTAGTTGGTATAAGGAGATTACGGAACTAAAAGCCATTGTAAAACGATTGGCTATTTTGATGGATACCATGGAAGAATTTAAGAGATTGGATCAGAAGCAGGCAATTCGGATTATGGATGCTCCTGACTCGGCTTTTTCAGTAGAGAACCTGAATCTCAAGCTGCCAAATGGGGAGTTATTGTTGGACAACTTCGCCATGAGGCTGCAGCCTGGTGAATCGTTGCTGATTACCGGATCATCTGGCTGCGGCAAAAGTACATTGATCAAGGCAATTGCTGGGATTTGGCCTTTTGGCGAGGGGCATATTCACATTCCCCAGAATCAGCAGTGTTTGTTTTTACCCCAGTCGCCCTATTTACCTGTCGGGACCTTACGGGAAGCGCTGCTTTATCCACGCTCCAGTCAGGAATATTCAGAGGAAGCGATTCAGGGGATTTTGAAGAAATGTTGTTTGGAGCATTTACTGGAACGCTTGGATGATCAGGAGAACTGGTCCCATGTTCTTTCCCTGGGCGAGCAGCAGCGCATTGCCTTTGCCCGGGCCATTTTACAGCGGCCGCAGTGGCTGTTTCTGGATGAGGCTACTTCTGGATTGGATGAAGCTACGGAGAAAAAGCTATATAGTCTGATCCGCAGCGAGTTAAAGGGCACGGGAGTAATGAGCGTTGGTCATCGTAAGGACTTAATTGTCTATCATCAGAAAATCCTGACCATTAAAGGAAAAGGATGCTGGGATTTAGTGGCCTAA